A genomic window from Mesorhizobium sp. 131-2-1 includes:
- a CDS encoding GNAT family N-acetyltransferase — MNTLTIDIRKAEPRDAAAIADVHQEAWRGAYSGIIPHRTLTSMINRRGADWWANAIRRAATVLVVEIGGTIAGYATIGKNRARELRQQGEIYELYLRPEYQGIGLGSRLFKAARARLADHGLRGMVVWALEDNQNALAFYAGAGGRDIAEGVEIFEQKALKKVAFVWE; from the coding sequence ATGAACACGCTGACCATCGACATCAGGAAGGCCGAGCCGCGCGACGCGGCGGCCATCGCCGACGTGCATCAGGAGGCCTGGCGCGGTGCTTATTCCGGCATCATTCCGCACCGGACGCTGACCTCGATGATCAACCGCCGCGGCGCCGACTGGTGGGCGAACGCGATTCGCCGCGCCGCCACCGTGCTGGTGGTGGAGATCGGCGGAACGATCGCCGGCTACGCCACGATCGGCAAGAATCGCGCCCGCGAGCTCCGCCAGCAGGGCGAGATCTACGAGCTTTACCTGCGCCCGGAATACCAGGGTATCGGGCTCGGCAGCCGGCTGTTCAAGGCTGCCCGCGCGCGGCTCGCCGACCACGGCTTGCGCGGCATGGTGGTCTGGGCGCTTGAGGACAACCAGAACGCGCTCGCCTTCTATGCCGGCGCCGGCGGCCGCGACATTGCCGAAGGCGTCGAGATCTTCGAGCAGAAGGCGCTGAAGAAGGTCGCTTTCGTCTGGGAATGA
- the ppa gene encoding inorganic diphosphatase, giving the protein MRIEAIATGKNPPEDVNVIIEVPIGGEPIKYEMDKEAGTLFVDRFLHTSMRYPGNYGFVPHTLSGDGDPIDVLVCNTRALVPGCVINVRPIGVLIMEDNAGQDEKVIAVPSPKLTLRYENVTEYTHLPEITRHQVQHFFEHYKDLEPGKWVKIEGWHDSKYAKKMIVDAIERAKASK; this is encoded by the coding sequence ATGCGCATCGAAGCGATTGCTACCGGAAAGAACCCGCCGGAAGACGTCAACGTCATCATCGAGGTGCCGATCGGCGGCGAGCCGATCAAGTACGAGATGGACAAGGAGGCCGGCACGCTGTTCGTCGACCGCTTCCTGCACACCTCGATGCGCTATCCCGGCAATTACGGCTTCGTGCCGCACACGCTGTCGGGCGACGGCGATCCGATCGACGTGCTGGTCTGCAACACGCGGGCACTGGTGCCGGGCTGCGTCATCAACGTGCGGCCGATCGGCGTGCTGATCATGGAAGACAATGCCGGCCAGGACGAGAAAGTGATCGCGGTGCCGTCGCCGAAGCTGACGCTGCGCTACGAGAACGTCACCGAATACACGCATCTGCCGGAGATCACCCGCCACCAGGTGCAGCACTTCTTCGAGCACTACAAGGATCTGGAGCCCGGCAAATGGGTCAAGATCGAGGGCTGGCACGATTCCAAATACGCCAAGAAGATGATCGTCGACGCGATCGAGCGGGCGAAGGCGAGCAAGTAA
- a CDS encoding TetR/AcrR family transcriptional regulator, with translation MPSDKNIEASISGARAPAPPKAADKILDVARDLFYREGIRAIGVDEIVKRAGVTKPSLYRSFPSKDELAASYLRKYDLEFWERFDEAVAAHPGDPRAQIVAFLTRVGKRTQKPDYRGCGMTNAAVEYPEHNHPARIVSEANKQELRRRLRAMAAAMGADDSDTLGDGLLLLIEGAYISGQLFGVGGPAASVARNADLLIEASLKK, from the coding sequence ATGCCATCGGACAAAAATATTGAAGCATCCATCAGCGGGGCTCGCGCACCGGCGCCTCCAAAGGCAGCCGACAAGATCCTCGACGTTGCGCGCGACCTTTTCTACCGCGAAGGCATAAGGGCGATCGGCGTCGACGAGATCGTCAAGCGCGCCGGCGTCACCAAGCCCAGCCTCTACCGCAGCTTTCCCTCGAAGGACGAACTCGCCGCCTCCTATCTGCGCAAGTACGATCTCGAATTCTGGGAACGCTTCGACGAAGCGGTGGCTGCGCATCCGGGCGACCCGCGCGCGCAGATCGTCGCATTCCTGACCCGCGTCGGCAAGCGCACGCAGAAGCCCGACTATCGCGGCTGCGGCATGACCAATGCGGCGGTGGAGTATCCCGAGCACAACCATCCGGCGCGCATCGTCAGCGAGGCCAACAAGCAGGAGCTGCGCCGCCGGCTGCGTGCCATGGCGGCGGCAATGGGCGCCGACGATTCCGACACGCTCGGCGACGGGCTGCTGCTTCTGATCGAGGGCGCCTATATCAGCGGCCAGCTGTTTGGCGTCGGCGGACCGGCGGCGTCGGTCGCCCGCAACGCCGATTTACTGATTGAAGCGAGCTTGAAGAAATAG
- a CDS encoding MFS transporter: protein MIAQSRPFGQRYAFVVVGVIFLCLLIAAGLRSAPSVMMLPLEESFGWRRDVVSLAAAIGIFLYGLTGPFAAALMERIGLRRTLLASLLIMSGSTALSLLMTKPWHLLITWGVFSGIGSGAVATVLGATIVNRWFKTNRGLVMGLMSASSATGLLVFLPLLASLAQAGGWKPVAIAIAIATAALLPVVWLLVPERPASIGQVRYGAEPDDVPPVSPASQGNFLAHTLSTLRRAAGTRVFWYLFATFFICGFTTNGLVGTHLISFCSDMGIGEVQAAGLLSLMGIFDLIGTTLSGWLTDRFDPRKLLGVYYGIRGLALIYLPYSGFSAVSLIIFAVLYGLDWIATVPPTLRLANEAFGDRSGPIVFGWIVAGHQVGAAAAAAFGGTMRELQGNYELAFMIAGMTAIAAACISLLINTSRPAFEPEPQAA, encoded by the coding sequence ATGATAGCTCAGTCCCGTCCGTTTGGCCAGCGCTACGCTTTCGTCGTGGTCGGCGTCATCTTTCTCTGCCTGCTGATCGCGGCCGGGCTCCGTTCGGCGCCGTCGGTGATGATGCTACCGCTGGAGGAGAGCTTCGGCTGGCGGCGCGATGTCGTCTCGCTGGCTGCCGCGATCGGCATCTTCCTCTATGGCCTGACCGGGCCGTTTGCGGCCGCATTGATGGAACGGATCGGGCTGCGCCGCACGCTGCTGGCCTCGCTGCTTATCATGTCGGGCTCGACGGCGCTCAGCCTGCTGATGACCAAGCCGTGGCATCTGCTGATCACCTGGGGCGTGTTTTCAGGCATCGGCTCGGGTGCAGTCGCCACCGTGCTCGGCGCCACAATCGTCAACCGCTGGTTCAAGACCAATCGCGGCCTGGTGATGGGGCTGATGTCGGCCTCAAGCGCCACGGGCCTGCTGGTGTTCCTGCCGCTGCTTGCCTCGCTGGCCCAGGCGGGCGGCTGGAAGCCGGTCGCCATCGCGATCGCGATCGCCACCGCCGCCTTGCTGCCGGTAGTGTGGCTGCTGGTGCCGGAGCGTCCGGCCTCGATCGGCCAGGTGCGCTATGGCGCCGAGCCGGACGACGTGCCGCCGGTGTCGCCGGCATCGCAGGGCAATTTCCTGGCGCATACGCTCAGCACATTGCGCCGCGCCGCCGGCACCCGCGTCTTCTGGTATCTGTTTGCCACCTTCTTCATCTGCGGCTTCACCACCAACGGGCTGGTCGGCACGCATCTGATCTCCTTCTGTAGCGACATGGGCATCGGCGAGGTCCAGGCCGCCGGCCTGCTGTCGCTGATGGGCATATTCGACCTGATCGGCACGACGCTGTCTGGCTGGCTTACCGACCGTTTCGATCCGCGCAAGCTGCTCGGCGTCTACTACGGCATTCGCGGCCTGGCGCTGATCTACCTGCCCTATTCCGGCTTCTCGGCGGTCAGCCTGATCATCTTCGCCGTGCTCTACGGGCTTGACTGGATCGCCACCGTGCCGCCGACGCTGAGGCTCGCCAACGAAGCCTTCGGCGACCGTAGCGGGCCGATCGTGTTCGGCTGGATTGTCGCCGGTCACCAGGTGGGTGCGGCTGCCGCCGCGGCCTTCGGCGGCACCATGCGCGAGCTGCAAGGCAACTACGAGCTTGCCTTCATGATCGCCGGCATGACGGCGATTGCGGCGGCCTGTATCTCGCTCTTGATCAATACGAGCAGGCCGGCGTTCGAGCCGGAGCCGCAGGCGGCTTGA
- a CDS encoding alkaline phosphatase D family protein — MNKISMTRRAFVTSASALGLVGASGLALPYYSRASQRPAFTHGVQSGDVDSASGMVWTRTDRPARVMFEVSSTESFTNATRLAPLDTSPASDYTVKRLLTDLAADQDIFYRMTAADLADINAVSEPIVGRFRTAPASKRDIRFAWSGDTAGQGWGIDETGMKTYATIGKHTPDFFLHSGDTIYADGVMKDEVDLPGGGKWKNAVLIDEKRKVAQTLDEYRAQWKYNMMDKNVLGLSAICPTFYQWDDHEVVNNWSDSKDLSTDDRYSEKSIHVLAARAARAFHEMTTIRYEPAEPGRVYRKIAYGPLLDVFFLDMRSYRGPNGPDMQDTMTPESRMLGEQQTRWLKRELANSRATWKIIAADMPLGLVVWNDGTKKVGAEAVSNGDNGLPKGRELEIADVLRYIKNAGISNTVWLTADVHYTAAHYYNPDKAQFQDFNPFWEFVSGPIHAGTFGPNDFDMTFGPELKFIKAPTAEQGQNLPPSAGLQFFGLVDISGATEQLTVRLMDRDDNELYKVTLDPVRSA, encoded by the coding sequence ATGAACAAGATCTCGATGACCCGCCGCGCCTTCGTCACCTCAGCGAGCGCACTCGGCCTGGTCGGCGCCTCGGGCCTCGCATTGCCCTACTATTCGCGCGCCAGCCAGCGCCCGGCCTTCACCCATGGCGTCCAGTCGGGCGATGTCGATTCCGCAAGCGGCATGGTGTGGACGCGCACGGACCGTCCGGCGCGCGTGATGTTCGAAGTCTCCTCGACGGAAAGCTTCACCAACGCGACCCGGCTCGCGCCGCTCGATACATCGCCGGCCAGCGACTACACGGTGAAGCGGCTGCTCACCGATCTCGCCGCCGACCAGGACATCTTCTACCGCATGACGGCTGCCGATCTCGCCGACATCAACGCCGTCTCCGAGCCGATCGTCGGCCGCTTCCGCACCGCGCCGGCCTCCAAGCGCGACATCCGCTTCGCCTGGTCGGGCGACACCGCCGGCCAGGGCTGGGGCATCGACGAGACCGGGATGAAGACCTACGCCACCATCGGCAAGCATACGCCCGACTTCTTCCTGCACTCCGGCGACACGATCTATGCCGACGGCGTGATGAAGGACGAGGTCGACCTGCCGGGCGGCGGCAAGTGGAAGAACGCCGTGCTGATCGACGAGAAGCGCAAGGTGGCGCAGACGCTCGACGAATACCGGGCGCAGTGGAAATACAACATGATGGACAAGAACGTTCTGGGCCTCTCCGCCATCTGCCCGACCTTCTACCAGTGGGACGACCACGAGGTCGTCAACAACTGGTCGGATTCGAAGGATCTCAGCACGGACGACCGCTACTCGGAAAAGTCCATTCATGTGCTGGCGGCCCGCGCGGCGCGCGCCTTCCACGAGATGACGACGATCCGCTACGAACCGGCCGAGCCCGGCCGTGTCTATCGCAAGATCGCCTACGGACCGCTGCTCGACGTGTTCTTCCTCGACATGCGCTCCTATCGCGGCCCGAACGGTCCGGACATGCAGGACACGATGACGCCGGAATCACGCATGCTGGGCGAGCAGCAGACCAGATGGCTGAAGCGGGAACTCGCGAATTCCAGGGCGACCTGGAAGATCATCGCGGCCGACATGCCGCTCGGCCTCGTCGTCTGGAACGACGGCACCAAGAAAGTGGGCGCGGAGGCGGTCAGCAATGGCGACAACGGCCTGCCAAAGGGGCGCGAGCTCGAGATCGCCGACGTGCTGCGCTACATCAAGAACGCCGGCATCAGCAACACGGTGTGGCTGACCGCCGACGTCCACTACACGGCCGCGCACTACTACAATCCCGACAAGGCGCAGTTCCAGGATTTCAATCCGTTCTGGGAATTCGTCTCCGGCCCGATCCATGCCGGCACGTTCGGTCCAAACGATTTCGACATGACCTTCGGACCGGAGCTGAAATTCATCAAGGCGCCAACCGCCGAGCAGGGCCAGAACCTGCCGCCGTCGGCGGGCCTGCAGTTCTTCGGCCTGGTCGATATCTCAGGTGCAACCGAGCAGCTGACGGTGCGGCTGATGGATCGCGACGACAATGAGCTCTACAAGGTGACGCTCGATCCGGTGCGCTCGGCGTAG
- the typA gene encoding translational GTPase TypA: MKLRNIAIIAHVDHGKTTLVDQLLKQSGSFRDNQRVAERAMDSNDLEKERGITILAKATSVDWHGTRINIVDTPGHADFGGEVERILSMVDSAIVLVDAAEGPMPQTKFVVGKALKVGLKPIVVINKIDRPDARHVEVVNEVFDLFAALDATDEQLDFPILYGSGRDGWVSENPEGPKDQGLAPLFDLVIKHVPEPTVHPGPFRMIGTILEANPFLGRIITGRIESGSLKANQAVKVLHHDGTQIETGRVSKILAFRGLERQPIEEAQAGDIVAIAGLSKGTVADTFCDPSVTEPLHAQPIDPPTVTMSFLVNDSPLAGTEGDKVTSRVIRDRLLREAEGNVALKIEESPEKDSFFVSGRGELQLAVLIETMRREGFEIAVSRPRVVLQKGENGELLEPVEEVVIDVDEEHAGVVVQKMSERKAEMVELRPSGGNRQRLVFHAPTRGLIGYQSELLTDTRGTAVMNRLFHAYEPYKGELPGRTNGVLISNEQGESVAYAMWNLEDRGPMVIDPGVKVYQGMIIGIHSRDNDLEVNVLKGKKLTNIRAAGKDEAVKLTPPIRMTLERALAWIQDDELVEVTPKTIRLRKLYLDPNERKRFEKSAKAVGAA; the protein is encoded by the coding sequence ATGAAACTTCGTAACATCGCGATCATCGCGCACGTCGACCATGGAAAAACCACCCTCGTCGACCAGCTCCTGAAGCAGTCCGGCTCCTTCCGCGACAACCAGCGCGTCGCCGAACGCGCCATGGATTCCAACGACCTCGAAAAGGAGCGCGGCATCACCATCCTGGCCAAGGCGACCTCGGTCGACTGGCATGGCACCCGCATCAACATAGTCGACACGCCCGGCCACGCCGACTTCGGTGGCGAGGTCGAGCGCATCCTGTCGATGGTGGATTCGGCGATCGTGCTGGTCGACGCCGCCGAAGGGCCGATGCCGCAGACCAAGTTCGTCGTCGGCAAGGCACTCAAGGTCGGGTTGAAGCCGATCGTCGTCATCAACAAGATCGACCGGCCGGACGCCCGCCATGTCGAGGTGGTCAACGAGGTGTTCGATCTCTTCGCCGCGCTCGACGCCACCGACGAGCAGCTCGACTTTCCGATCCTCTACGGCTCAGGCCGCGACGGCTGGGTGTCGGAAAATCCTGAAGGCCCGAAGGACCAGGGCCTGGCGCCGCTTTTCGACCTCGTGATCAAGCATGTGCCGGAACCGACGGTGCATCCCGGCCCGTTCCGTATGATCGGCACCATCCTGGAAGCCAATCCGTTCCTCGGCCGCATCATCACCGGCCGCATCGAGTCCGGCTCGTTGAAGGCCAACCAGGCGGTCAAGGTATTGCACCATGACGGCACCCAGATCGAGACCGGCCGCGTCTCCAAGATCCTCGCTTTCCGCGGCCTCGAGCGCCAGCCGATCGAGGAAGCCCAGGCAGGCGACATCGTCGCCATCGCCGGCCTGTCGAAGGGCACCGTCGCCGACACGTTCTGCGACCCGTCCGTGACCGAGCCGCTGCATGCGCAGCCGATCGATCCGCCGACGGTAACGATGTCCTTCCTCGTCAATGACAGCCCGCTCGCCGGCACCGAGGGCGACAAGGTGACCAGCCGCGTCATCCGCGACCGGCTGCTGCGCGAAGCCGAGGGCAATGTCGCGCTGAAGATCGAGGAGTCGCCGGAAAAGGATTCCTTCTTCGTCTCGGGCCGTGGCGAGTTGCAGCTTGCGGTGCTGATCGAGACGATGCGCCGCGAAGGTTTCGAGATCGCCGTGTCGCGGCCGCGCGTCGTCCTACAGAAGGGCGAGAACGGCGAGCTGCTGGAGCCGGTCGAGGAAGTCGTCATCGACGTCGATGAGGAGCATGCCGGCGTCGTCGTGCAGAAGATGTCGGAGCGCAAGGCCGAGATGGTCGAGCTGCGTCCGTCCGGCGGCAACCGCCAGCGCCTGGTCTTCCACGCGCCGACCCGCGGCCTGATCGGCTACCAGTCGGAGCTTCTGACCGACACGCGCGGCACCGCCGTGATGAACCGGCTGTTCCATGCCTACGAGCCCTACAAGGGCGAACTGCCCGGCCGCACCAACGGCGTGCTGATCTCCAACGAGCAGGGCGAATCGGTCGCCTATGCTATGTGGAACCTGGAAGACCGCGGCCCGATGGTCATCGATCCCGGCGTCAAGGTCTATCAGGGCATGATCATCGGCATCCATAGCCGCGACAACGACCTCGAGGTCAATGTCCTGAAGGGCAAGAAGCTCACCAATATCCGCGCCGCGGGCAAGGACGAGGCGGTGAAGCTCACCCCGCCGATCCGCATGACGCTGGAGCGCGCGCTGGCCTGGATCCAGGACGACGAGCTGGTCGAGGTGACGCCGAAGACCATCCGGCTGCGCAAGCTCTATCTCGACCCGAACGAGCGCAAGCGGTTCGAGAAGTCGGCCAAGGCG